A genomic segment from Rubrobacter tropicus encodes:
- a CDS encoding S9 family peptidase — MGDDRFLAALLSVPVLSGPEVSPDGRWVVWSWSRVGPAADVFAAPTDGSSPPVRLTETSEGDTVVASWTPEGEAVLVTQDTDGDERERLYRVRLAEPGVMEPLTGPSPNYYLHGGQLHPNGRWLVYSANLDAQSGEETEADRLYRHDLESGELLALARPERGSIPWPELNRQGTHVLYSRNELDPAGQQVWLVDIEGREDHEILNFGARAKVSASWFPDGRRVLFVAEAGSYRRVGVWEMEGGVLWLLDDPGRNVEDAFAPPNGGPVVVIEVEGAGIRASLLDPETGEEFAPPEVRGNLVPLARAGGGWVCKRYDARHPVDVIRYDPEGGSTTSLTGLKDRTSLDTDRLAAAEDFRWRSADGLEVQGWLYRAPADVVGTVILVHGGPTSHAEDRFNAEVQYLVSRGFHVMTPNYRGSTGFGLPFQDSIKEDGWGGREQEDIRRGIEALIEAGVARAGRVGITGTSYGGYSAWWAITHFPTDLVAAAAPICGMTDLTVDYHATRPDLRPYSEEMMGGTPEEVPDLYHERSPINFVKDIWGRLLIVQGMQDPNVTPDNVDVVVKALGREGIHYELLTFEDEGHGIARPWNLKVLYPRLADFFEAAFG, encoded by the coding sequence ATGGGTGATGACCGTTTCCTGGCCGCGTTGCTCTCCGTGCCGGTGCTGTCGGGGCCGGAGGTGTCTCCTGACGGGAGGTGGGTAGTTTGGAGTTGGTCGCGGGTTGGGCCTGCGGCTGACGTCTTTGCGGCGCCGACGGACGGGTCTTCGCCGCCGGTTCGTCTTACCGAGACTTCGGAGGGCGACACGGTGGTGGCCTCGTGGACGCCGGAGGGGGAGGCGGTCCTCGTTACGCAGGACACGGATGGGGACGAGCGGGAGCGGCTGTACCGGGTGAGGCTCGCGGAGCCCGGGGTGATGGAGCCGCTGACCGGTCCCAGCCCAAACTACTACCTGCACGGCGGGCAGTTGCACCCGAACGGGCGCTGGCTCGTCTACTCGGCGAACCTCGACGCCCAGAGCGGGGAGGAGACCGAGGCGGATCGGCTCTACCGGCACGACCTCGAGAGCGGGGAGCTCCTGGCGCTCGCCCGGCCCGAGAGGGGCAGCATTCCGTGGCCCGAGCTGAACCGTCAGGGGACCCACGTGCTCTACTCGCGCAACGAGCTCGACCCGGCGGGGCAGCAGGTGTGGTTGGTGGATATCGAGGGGCGGGAGGACCATGAGATCCTGAACTTCGGGGCCCGGGCGAAGGTCTCGGCCTCGTGGTTCCCCGATGGGCGCCGCGTCCTCTTCGTCGCCGAGGCCGGGTCTTACCGGCGGGTCGGCGTCTGGGAGATGGAGGGCGGCGTGCTGTGGCTGCTCGACGACCCGGGGCGCAACGTCGAGGACGCCTTCGCCCCCCCGAACGGGGGGCCCGTGGTCGTAATCGAGGTCGAGGGAGCCGGCATCAGGGCGTCTCTTCTGGACCCCGAGACGGGCGAAGAGTTCGCGCCGCCAGAGGTTCGGGGCAACCTGGTGCCGCTGGCGCGGGCCGGCGGCGGCTGGGTGTGCAAGCGCTACGACGCCCGTCATCCCGTGGATGTGATCCGCTACGATCCGGAGGGCGGCTCGACTACCAGCCTTACAGGTTTAAAGGATCGGACTTCCCTCGACACGGACCGGCTCGCCGCGGCGGAAGACTTCAGGTGGCGGTCGGCGGACGGGCTGGAGGTCCAGGGGTGGCTGTACCGGGCTCCGGCCGATGTCGTCGGGACGGTAATCCTCGTCCACGGCGGCCCGACCAGCCACGCCGAAGACCGGTTCAACGCCGAGGTCCAGTACCTCGTATCTCGCGGCTTCCACGTCATGACGCCCAACTACCGCGGGAGCACCGGGTTCGGGCTCCCGTTTCAGGACTCGATCAAGGAGGATGGCTGGGGCGGGCGGGAGCAGGAGGACATCCGGCGGGGCATAGAGGCGCTCATCGAGGCCGGCGTCGCCCGAGCGGGCCGCGTCGGCATCACGGGCACCTCCTACGGCGGGTACTCGGCGTGGTGGGCGATCACGCACTTCCCGACCGACCTCGTCGCGGCCGCGGCCCCCATCTGCGGCATGACCGACCTCACCGTCGACTACCACGCCACCCGCCCCGACCTCCGCCCCTACAGCGAGGAGATGATGGGCGGCACCCCGGAAGAGGTCCCGGATCTCTACCACGAACGCTCCCCCATAAACTTCGTGAAAGACATCTGGGGCAGACTCCTCATAGTCCAGGGCATGCAAGACCCGAACGTCACCCCGGATAACGTGGACGTCGTGGTCAAGGCCCTCGGCCGCGAGGGCATCCACTACGAACTGCTCACCTTCGAGGATGAGGGCCACGGTATAGCCCGCCCCTGGAACCTGAAAGTTCTCTACCCGCGACTGGCAGACTTCTTCGAAGCAGCCTTTGGCTGA
- a CDS encoding calcium-binding protein — MGKVLAAVAMMVTLSAGAAFAATVDGTGGVDRLTGGAGNDTINGLGGNDSWLNGGFGNDTVTGGAGDDDIRGSAPKGGGDNGDTGRDTLSGNAGDDYILGGLGADKINGGGGADYLFDGAGEMGFDKSVDTISGGAGNDTILAANGDDARDVISCGAGRDTVQADRGDKVANDCERVRR, encoded by the coding sequence ATGGGTAAGGTTCTGGCGGCGGTGGCGATGATGGTTACCCTTTCGGCGGGTGCTGCGTTCGCGGCCACGGTCGACGGCACCGGGGGCGTGGACAGGCTCACGGGCGGCGCGGGCAACGACACTATAAACGGCCTCGGCGGCAACGACTCCTGGCTCAACGGCGGCTTCGGCAACGACACCGTCACCGGCGGCGCCGGCGACGACGACATCCGCGGCTCGGCCCCGAAGGGCGGCGGCGACAACGGCGACACCGGCCGCGACACCCTCTCCGGCAACGCGGGCGACGACTACATCCTCGGCGGACTCGGCGCCGACAAGATCAACGGCGGAGGCGGCGCCGACTACCTCTTCGACGGCGCCGGCGAGATGGGCTTCGACAAGTCCGTCGACACCATCAGCGGGGGCGCTGGCAACGACACCATCCTGGCCGCCAACGGCGACGACGCCAGGGACGTGATCTCCTGCGGCGCGGGCCGCGACACCGTCCAGGCCGACAGGGGCGACAAGGTCGCCAACGACTGCGAGAGGGTGCGCCGCTAA
- a CDS encoding aspartate aminotransferase family protein translates to MDVMRGLGEHGDSTPLAGVENLMLHFTPYAEDWSKLPVIVSGEGSYVTDDKGHSYIDGLAGLFTTQVGHGRSELAEVASAQMKELGFFPNWSFQHPRSLELAAKIAEIAPGYLNSTFFVSSGSEAVETVIKLARQYHKANGEPGRYKIISRDVAYHGTTMGALSVTGLPGFKAPFEPLPSGFFHVKNTQQDPEGAADAIEQMIEAEGPDQIAAVILEPVQNAGGCLVPPPDYWKRVREICDRHGVLLVSDAVICAFGRLGEWFGIERFDVVPDMTSFAKGVTSGYLPMGGVVVNDKIAHTLKDNAPMFAHGSTFGGHPVSSAVALENIKIMERENLLQNVHDLEGHFGDELRRMASDHPVVKEIRGMGFFWAVEVDPVRADGTPLAGDEYQKYFKGVVSRKLLEGGLICRFDDKDDPVIQFSPALTSDREILSRIAEITDGALTELEKELGYRG, encoded by the coding sequence ATGGACGTGATGAGGGGTCTCGGGGAGCATGGCGATAGCACGCCGCTCGCGGGCGTGGAGAACCTTATGTTGCACTTCACGCCGTACGCGGAAGACTGGTCCAAGCTGCCGGTCATCGTCTCGGGCGAGGGCTCTTACGTCACCGACGACAAGGGTCACAGCTACATAGACGGGCTCGCGGGCCTGTTCACGACGCAGGTTGGGCACGGAAGGTCCGAGCTCGCCGAGGTCGCCTCCGCGCAGATGAAAGAGCTCGGGTTCTTCCCGAACTGGAGCTTCCAGCACCCGAGGAGCCTGGAGCTCGCGGCCAAGATCGCCGAGATAGCGCCGGGGTATCTGAACAGCACGTTCTTCGTGAGTTCGGGCTCCGAGGCGGTGGAGACGGTCATCAAGCTGGCGCGGCAGTACCACAAGGCCAACGGGGAGCCTGGGCGCTACAAGATCATCTCCCGCGACGTCGCCTACCACGGCACGACGATGGGCGCGTTGTCCGTGACGGGGTTGCCCGGCTTCAAGGCGCCGTTCGAGCCGCTGCCTAGCGGCTTTTTCCACGTGAAGAACACCCAGCAGGACCCGGAGGGTGCGGCAGATGCCATAGAGCAGATGATCGAGGCCGAGGGGCCTGACCAGATCGCGGCCGTCATCCTGGAGCCCGTGCAGAACGCGGGCGGGTGCCTCGTTCCGCCGCCGGACTACTGGAAGAGGGTGCGCGAGATCTGCGACCGCCACGGCGTCTTGCTCGTCTCGGACGCCGTGATCTGCGCCTTCGGACGGCTCGGGGAGTGGTTCGGCATCGAGCGCTTCGACGTGGTCCCGGACATGACGAGCTTCGCCAAGGGCGTGACATCGGGCTACCTGCCGATGGGCGGGGTGGTCGTCAACGACAAGATAGCCCACACCTTGAAGGACAACGCGCCGATGTTCGCGCACGGCTCGACGTTCGGGGGGCACCCGGTCTCCTCGGCGGTGGCGCTCGAGAACATAAAGATCATGGAGCGCGAGAACCTGCTGCAGAACGTCCACGACCTCGAGGGGCACTTCGGGGACGAGCTCAGGCGGATGGCGTCCGACCATCCGGTCGTCAAGGAGATCAGGGGCATGGGCTTCTTCTGGGCGGTCGAGGTCGACCCCGTGAGGGCAGACGGGACGCCGCTCGCGGGCGACGAGTACCAGAAGTACTTCAAGGGCGTCGTTTCGAGGAAGCTTTTGGAGGGTGGCCTCATCTGCCGCTTCGACGACAAGGACGATCCCGTCATCCAGTTCTCCCCGGCGCTCACCTCCGACCGCGAGATCCTCAGCCGCATAGCCGAGATCACGGACGGGGCCCTCACGGAGCTCGAAAAAGAACTCGGCTACCGGGGCTGA
- a CDS encoding NAD(P)/FAD-dependent oxidoreductase produces MTRTVGQRKAANSKSRDYRSFSFWLETAGEELVPRPPLAGPAEADVAILGAGFTGLWTAYYLLKREPSLRVIVLEAETAGFGASGRNGAWCNAAFPVTPGELARRFGEEAARNLLLEMRGSVEETGRVSEAEGIDAQYFPGGQLRVARGPAQVPGIEASYESLRAIGLEDGLRLLDKEETARRVRITGAEGALFSPHCATIHPARLARGLARAVERLGGEIFEGTPVTDFETGSSPRLVTDAGDVRARTVVLAGEAYLARLRKLKRQVLPIYSLIVLTEPLSEEQWATIGWEGRECVASNRYTVDYLSRTADGRILFGGRGAPYHYGSRIEDEYDLHEPTHEMLRRTAREWFPVLETARFTHSWGGPLAMPRDWMPTMSYDPAEGVATARGYTGQGVATANLSGRTLADLILARDTNVTRLPTVNHRPRPWEPEPLRWLGARYVQRGLMRADDRAERTGEPPTGKTLAERLGKH; encoded by the coding sequence TTGACCCGCACCGTCGGCCAGCGGAAGGCCGCAAACTCCAAGAGCAGGGACTACCGCTCCTTCAGCTTCTGGTTGGAGACGGCGGGCGAGGAGCTCGTCCCGAGGCCGCCTCTCGCGGGTCCCGCCGAGGCCGACGTGGCGATCCTGGGCGCCGGCTTCACGGGGCTGTGGACCGCCTACTACCTCCTCAAACGGGAGCCTTCGTTACGCGTGATCGTCCTCGAGGCGGAGACAGCAGGCTTCGGGGCGTCTGGCCGTAACGGCGCCTGGTGCAACGCGGCCTTCCCGGTCACCCCGGGCGAACTCGCCCGGCGCTTCGGCGAGGAGGCCGCGCGCAACCTGCTGCTGGAGATGCGCGGCTCGGTGGAGGAGACGGGGAGGGTCTCCGAGGCCGAGGGGATCGACGCCCAGTACTTCCCGGGCGGGCAGCTCAGGGTGGCCAGGGGCCCGGCCCAGGTGCCCGGGATAGAGGCTTCCTACGAGTCGTTGCGGGCCATCGGCCTGGAGGACGGCCTGCGGCTGCTCGACAAAGAAGAGACGGCGCGGCGCGTCAGGATCACGGGCGCAGAGGGCGCGCTGTTCAGCCCGCACTGCGCGACCATACACCCGGCGAGGCTCGCTCGCGGGCTCGCCAGGGCCGTCGAGCGCCTCGGCGGTGAGATCTTCGAGGGTACCCCCGTTACTGACTTCGAGACGGGCTCCAGCCCGAGGCTCGTGACGGACGCGGGCGACGTGCGGGCGCGGACGGTCGTGCTCGCGGGAGAGGCCTACCTGGCGCGGCTGCGCAAGCTCAAACGTCAGGTGCTGCCGATCTACTCCCTCATCGTGCTGACCGAGCCCCTGTCCGAAGAACAGTGGGCCACGATCGGCTGGGAGGGCCGCGAGTGCGTCGCCTCCAACCGCTACACGGTCGACTACCTCTCGCGCACCGCGGACGGGCGCATACTCTTCGGGGGCCGCGGGGCGCCGTACCACTACGGCTCTCGGATAGAGGACGAGTACGACCTTCACGAACCGACCCACGAGATGCTCCGCCGCACGGCGCGCGAGTGGTTCCCCGTCCTCGAAACCGCGCGGTTCACCCACTCCTGGGGCGGGCCGCTCGCCATGCCGCGCGACTGGATGCCGACGATGTCCTACGACCCGGCCGAAGGTGTTGCGACCGCCCGCGGCTATACCGGGCAGGGGGTCGCGACCGCCAACCTCTCGGGCCGGACGCTCGCGGACCTGATCCTGGCCCGCGACACGAACGTAACCCGTCTGCCGACCGTCAACCACCGTCCGCGTCCCTGGGAGCCCGAGCCGCTGCGCTGGCTCGGCGCCCGCTACGTGCAGCGCGGCCTGATGCGGGCGGACGACCGGGCCGAACGGACGGGCGAACCCCCGACGGGCAAGACCCTGGCGGAACGACTCGGCAAGCACTGA
- a CDS encoding flavin monoamine oxidase family protein: MTNDRTRSSGTADAVVVGAGLAGLVAARELGAAGAEVIVVEAQDRVGGRTWTRRVGGVPVEMGGQWIGPAQPYVNALARELGVETFPTEVPGRTVFYEGGSRSEYEEDEAVPFREPDAASEVREAFEALDGLAKEVPAGAPWTAGRAAEWDGQTLETWKLRHARSRGARFYIDLAVQSLYACEPRDISLLGVLSDVAASGGSGGLFEIEASAEESRFVGGAQELSVRVAEGLEGRVVLSSPVRRISQEHDGVLVESDAVSIRAGAVVVAVPPVLRGRIEYEPALPAAQDGLSQRMPMGAVIKCHAVYDVPFWRGMGLSGRAEGDTGPCRVTCDNTTPGEDAGVLTGFILGADARLWGQESADEREAAVLECFARYFGEEALHPRGYAECDWGAEVHARGGYAGVPVPGFFLDHGFALQEPVGRVHWAGTETASEWNGYMEGAVGSGLRAAREVLSVLTGAGFGQGDLPGKVDRSRGRPRAGATGTGG, encoded by the coding sequence GTGACGAACGATCGGACGCGAAGCAGCGGGACGGCCGACGCGGTGGTGGTCGGCGCGGGGCTCGCCGGGCTCGTGGCGGCGCGGGAGCTCGGGGCCGCTGGCGCGGAGGTGATCGTGGTCGAGGCTCAGGACAGGGTCGGCGGCAGGACGTGGACCCGCCGCGTCGGCGGGGTACCCGTGGAGATGGGCGGGCAGTGGATCGGCCCCGCGCAGCCATACGTGAACGCCCTCGCCCGAGAGCTCGGCGTCGAGACCTTCCCCACGGAGGTTCCCGGACGGACCGTCTTCTACGAGGGCGGGAGCCGCTCGGAATACGAAGAGGACGAAGCGGTTCCCTTCCGGGAGCCGGATGCCGCTTCGGAGGTTCGGGAAGCCTTCGAAGCACTGGATGGGCTCGCGAAGGAGGTCCCGGCCGGGGCGCCGTGGACCGCGGGGCGGGCGGCCGAGTGGGACGGGCAGACGCTCGAGACGTGGAAGCTCCGGCACGCGCGAAGCAGGGGCGCCCGGTTCTACATAGACCTGGCGGTGCAATCGTTGTACGCCTGCGAGCCGCGCGACATCTCGCTCCTCGGCGTGCTCTCGGACGTCGCAGCCTCCGGCGGCTCCGGCGGGCTCTTCGAGATAGAGGCATCGGCGGAGGAGTCCAGGTTCGTGGGCGGGGCGCAGGAGCTGTCCGTCAGGGTGGCGGAGGGTCTGGAGGGGCGGGTCGTGCTCTCATCTCCGGTGCGCCGGATCTCGCAGGAACACGACGGGGTGCTCGTCGAGTCAGACGCCGTCTCCATCAGGGCGGGGGCCGTGGTCGTCGCGGTGCCGCCGGTCTTGCGTGGGCGAATCGAGTACGAGCCGGCGCTGCCGGCCGCGCAAGACGGGCTCTCACAGCGGATGCCGATGGGGGCCGTGATCAAGTGCCACGCCGTCTACGACGTTCCCTTCTGGCGCGGGATGGGCCTCAGCGGCCGGGCCGAGGGCGACACCGGCCCTTGCAGGGTCACCTGCGACAACACGACCCCGGGCGAGGACGCGGGCGTCCTGACCGGCTTTATCCTCGGCGCGGACGCCCGGCTTTGGGGGCAAGAGTCCGCCGACGAGCGCGAAGCCGCGGTCCTGGAGTGCTTCGCCCGGTACTTCGGGGAAGAGGCCCTCCACCCGCGGGGTTACGCGGAGTGCGACTGGGGGGCCGAGGTCCACGCGCGCGGCGGGTACGCGGGCGTTCCGGTGCCGGGTTTCTTTCTGGACCACGGTTTCGCGCTGCAGGAGCCCGTGGGGCGCGTACACTGGGCCGGCACGGAGACGGCTTCTGAGTGGAACGGCTACATGGAAGGCGCCGTCGGGTCGGGCCTGCGAGCGGCGCGGGAGGTGCTATCCGTGCTGACCGGCGCGGGTTTTGGTCAAGGAGATCTACCGGGCAAAGTGGACCGTTCGAGGGGTAGGCCCCGCGCAGGGGCCACGGGGACAGGAGGATAA
- a CDS encoding ABC transporter ATP-binding protein yields the protein MEDRQTRERPPGTSRPEAARGVAVRLAGVTKRFGEFVAVDDLNLDIYEGEFFSLLGPSGCGKTTTLRMVAGFEEPTRGEIEVAGEQVQGVPPYRRPVNTVFQSYAIFPHLNVFDNVAFGLRRAKVPKDEVASRVADACEMVQLAGFEKRKPGMLSGGQQQRVALARALVNRPRVLLLDEPLGALDLKLRKEMQLELKSLQEEVGITFVYVTHDQEEALTMSDRIAVMNEGKVQQLADPTTLYETPANRFVAGFIGQTNVFSGTVDGMDGERATLMTREGLKIEAVVRGEGAPAGGEVHAAVRPEKVRFGDSGDNVCAAEVRQIVYLGASTQYIVELEGGGKLVLHQQNAHDASGPSEGDAVSVAWDAPNCLILGG from the coding sequence GTGGAAGACAGGCAGACGAGGGAACGCCCGCCGGGGACGAGCCGCCCGGAGGCCGCCAGGGGCGTCGCCGTGCGGCTGGCGGGCGTGACCAAGAGGTTCGGGGAGTTCGTGGCGGTGGACGACCTGAACCTGGACATCTACGAGGGGGAGTTCTTCTCGCTGCTCGGTCCCTCCGGGTGCGGCAAGACGACGACGCTGCGCATGGTCGCCGGCTTCGAGGAGCCTACCCGCGGCGAGATCGAGGTGGCCGGAGAGCAGGTCCAGGGCGTCCCGCCGTACCGGCGCCCCGTCAACACCGTCTTCCAGTCCTACGCCATCTTCCCCCACCTCAACGTCTTCGACAACGTCGCCTTCGGCCTGAGAAGGGCGAAAGTGCCAAAGGACGAGGTGGCGAGCCGGGTCGCCGACGCGTGCGAGATGGTGCAGCTCGCCGGCTTCGAGAAGCGCAAGCCGGGCATGCTCTCGGGCGGCCAGCAGCAGCGGGTCGCGCTCGCCAGGGCCCTCGTCAACCGGCCCAGGGTGCTGCTTTTGGACGAACCATTGGGAGCGCTGGACCTCAAGCTCAGGAAGGAGATGCAGCTGGAGCTCAAGAGCCTGCAGGAGGAGGTCGGGATCACCTTCGTCTACGTCACCCACGACCAGGAAGAGGCGCTCACGATGAGCGACAGGATCGCGGTGATGAACGAGGGCAAGGTGCAGCAGCTCGCGGATCCCACGACCCTCTACGAGACCCCGGCCAACCGCTTCGTCGCAGGGTTCATCGGGCAGACGAACGTGTTCTCTGGGACGGTCGACGGGATGGACGGGGAGAGGGCGACGCTCATGACGCGGGAGGGTCTCAAGATCGAGGCGGTCGTCAGGGGGGAGGGTGCGCCGGCGGGCGGCGAGGTGCACGCGGCGGTAAGGCCGGAGAAGGTCAGGTTCGGGGACTCGGGGGACAACGTGTGCGCGGCAGAGGTGCGCCAGATCGTCTACCTCGGCGCGAGCACGCAGTACATCGTGGAGCTGGAGGGTGGCGGAAAGCTGGTACTCCACCAGCAGAACGCCCACGACGCCTCCGGCCCATCGGAGGGGGACGCGGTCTCGGTCGCGTGGGACGCGCCGAACTGCCTGATACTTGGAGGTTGA